A single Parabacteroides timonensis DNA region contains:
- a CDS encoding fimbrillin family protein produces the protein MKTDNIQKYKSKVKMKQKQKQTASILLLVTQLLFPVFFPSCTDDAADGDRLPDGMYPMTFTTTVQGLTETRATVDNTWAGTEEVAVKVKDEVKKYKADNSGNLTVDGDNPPFYWQNTTEKKTVSAWFPYSQTFPATFTVQEDQNSGTGYQQSDLLYAPPTEVTFKGDKSLTFRHLPARVVVNLKAGDGVTKEEVAGATVTLLNQATTSGAITVDEDSKTYTVAQAGAGTKSITPKGVTATKDYQKTVQALLVPQKIKDKVFIKVVAAGNTYNYTPTDEADANFASGKQYTYQITVKKTGLAVTLTKNGEWGSGGDEAVSGKVPDNGYSASDLKVGDYYYSDGETSDGGYREYDSGGSTAVLDIRPVLTDAAGNSRTVVGIVFWVGDLTNNSDPLLKIEKSGCTHGLVVALQDASTSSLWSTSNEYITSKWLSSQGNTYGITTLETENKMQGYANTKALAAYNAAKGSGSDLRVLPVVSVGTYATAPGNSSGWYCPSVMELKYMCWGQNNSSGVAGKDMLNTQLGKVGGTSFQSDYYWSSSESGSGRAWTVSFANGYDGTDRKEYDTRYVVRAVLAF, from the coding sequence ATGAAAACAGACAATATTCAGAAATACAAGAGTAAAGTAAAAATGAAACAGAAACAGAAACAAACGGCTTCGATCCTCCTCCTGGTAACCCAATTGTTGTTCCCCGTCTTTTTCCCGTCCTGCACGGACGACGCAGCCGACGGTGACCGCTTGCCCGACGGCATGTATCCCATGACCTTCACCACCACGGTGCAGGGGCTGACGGAGACACGCGCCACGGTGGATAACACGTGGGCAGGCACGGAAGAAGTAGCCGTAAAGGTAAAAGACGAAGTGAAGAAATACAAGGCGGATAATAGCGGCAACCTCACGGTGGATGGCGACAATCCTCCTTTCTACTGGCAAAACACCACCGAAAAGAAAACCGTTTCGGCATGGTTCCCGTATTCCCAGACTTTCCCTGCCACCTTTACGGTGCAGGAAGATCAGAACAGCGGCACGGGTTATCAGCAGAGTGATTTGCTTTATGCTCCCCCTACGGAAGTCACTTTCAAAGGAGACAAAAGCCTCACTTTCCGCCATCTGCCTGCCAGGGTTGTGGTGAACTTGAAAGCAGGCGACGGGGTGACGAAAGAAGAAGTAGCGGGCGCCACCGTAACCCTCCTGAATCAAGCCACCACTTCGGGAGCGATAACCGTAGACGAAGACAGCAAGACCTACACCGTAGCACAAGCCGGAGCAGGCACCAAAAGTATCACCCCGAAAGGTGTTACGGCTACCAAAGATTACCAGAAGACCGTGCAAGCGTTGCTTGTTCCGCAGAAGATAAAAGACAAGGTGTTTATCAAAGTAGTAGCCGCAGGCAACACCTACAACTACACCCCCACCGACGAAGCCGACGCCAACTTCGCATCCGGCAAACAATACACCTACCAAATCACCGTGAAGAAAACAGGACTGGCGGTGACGCTTACCAAGAACGGCGAGTGGGGCAGTGGCGGCGATGAAGCAGTAAGCGGCAAAGTTCCTGATAATGGCTATTCCGCCTCCGACCTCAAAGTGGGCGACTACTATTACAGTGACGGCGAAACTTCCGATGGCGGATACCGCGAATACGATAGTGGTGGCTCAACCGCCGTGCTCGACATCCGCCCTGTATTGACGGATGCAGCCGGAAACTCCCGCACCGTTGTGGGCATCGTCTTTTGGGTGGGAGACCTCACCAACAACAGCGACCCTTTGTTAAAGATAGAAAAATCTGGTTGCACTCACGGACTTGTCGTAGCATTGCAAGATGCTTCGACAAGTTCTCTTTGGAGTACCAGCAACGAATACATCACCAGTAAATGGTTGAGTAGTCAAGGCAACACCTACGGCATTACCACGCTGGAAACAGAAAATAAGATGCAGGGTTATGCCAATACGAAGGCTTTGGCAGCTTACAATGCAGCAAAAGGCAGCGGATCTGATCTAAGAGTTCTCCCCGTAGTTTCAGTCGGTACTTATGCCACTGCACCAGGCAATAGCAGCGGTTGGTATTGCCCATCTGTTATGGAGTTGAAATATATGTGCTGGGGACAAAATAATAGCAGTGGAGTTGCAGGTAAGGATATGTTGAATACACAATTAGGCAAAGTGGGGGGCACGTCCTTTCAGTCGGACTACTACTGGTCGAGTTCGGAGAGCGGCAGCGGCCGCGCGTGGACCGTGTCCTTCGCCAACGGCTACGATGGCACCGACCGTAAGGAGTACGATACCAGGTATGTAGTCCGTGCCGTTCTCGCTTTTTAA
- a CDS encoding DNA-binding domain-containing protein has protein sequence MADTKTNYVWSYDLVENTMTKDVKEDYVAAIQTKKSMTLTDVAAAISAERTEYRVDTITNIGTLIDEKIRQLVCDGYTVVTGSAQYAPSLGGVFIGDTGVINPAVNKCAVNIAPSLAMRTEVAKVQPKFSGTVRRMGGARISLVKDVATGKTDGTITPGGMLDVTGTKIRCTGADGTGLGSVQLQKLADHSAAATFTQLGINDPSRLMFTLPADLADGEYQLVVETWFSTTSTLLKEKRTLVYPLTLVVGGSSGGGDDDRPVIE, from the coding sequence ATGGCAGACACAAAAACAAATTATGTTTGGTCGTACGATCTCGTCGAGAACACGATGACCAAAGATGTCAAAGAAGATTATGTGGCAGCGATACAGACCAAGAAGTCGATGACCTTGACTGATGTTGCCGCAGCGATTTCAGCCGAGCGTACCGAGTATCGGGTGGATACGATTACCAACATCGGAACCCTGATCGACGAAAAGATACGTCAATTGGTGTGCGACGGATATACGGTCGTGACCGGCTCGGCACAATATGCCCCTTCGCTGGGTGGTGTTTTCATCGGCGATACGGGTGTTATCAACCCGGCAGTCAATAAATGTGCAGTCAACATCGCCCCTTCGCTGGCAATGCGTACGGAGGTGGCGAAGGTACAACCGAAGTTCTCCGGCACAGTCCGTCGTATGGGCGGTGCCCGTATCTCTCTGGTGAAAGATGTGGCGACGGGCAAGACCGACGGTACGATTACGCCGGGCGGTATGCTCGACGTGACGGGCACGAAGATCCGTTGTACCGGAGCCGACGGAACCGGACTGGGCAGCGTGCAACTGCAGAAGCTGGCCGACCACTCGGCAGCCGCCACTTTCACGCAGTTGGGTATCAACGATCCCAGCCGCCTGATGTTTACCCTTCCGGCAGACCTTGCCGACGGCGAATATCAGTTGGTGGTGGAGACGTGGTTCAGTACTACCAGTACACTGCTGAAAGAGAAGCGTACGCTGGTTTATCCCCTGACGCTGGTCGTAGGCGGTAGTAGTGGCGGTGGCGACGACGACCGTCCTGTCATAGAGTAA